A genomic segment from Aridibaculum aurantiacum encodes:
- a CDS encoding mechanosensitive ion channel family protein, translating into MWKQLIDQIDSLPPYALNLVLALAAILTGLIFKGIATIILRIYSRKNLDYSLFRSIISRLSTPITWFLPLLTLNIVLPLMVLNARQLKVLNNINGILLIVVFAYILIALVHIVQDYFYNIYDLRKEDNLRERRVRTQIQFIRKLLIGMIVIISIGAILLSFPSLRRVGAGLLTGVGVGGIIIGLAAQKTLGNLLAGLQIAFTQPIRIDDVVIVENEWGRIEEITLTYVVVNIWDQRRLVVPINHFIEKPFQNWTRTTSQILGTVFLYLDYTAPVDMIRAEFDRLVNKSHLWDRRVGVLQVTNTTDRTIELRVLVSAASAGNAFDLRCYLRENLVSFIQKNYPDSLPKTRAEISPEKQPAELVDLLK; encoded by the coding sequence ATGTGGAAACAGTTAATAGATCAAATAGACTCTTTGCCTCCGTATGCACTCAACTTAGTACTGGCTTTGGCCGCTATTCTTACAGGATTGATTTTTAAAGGAATAGCTACAATCATTCTTAGAATTTACTCTCGCAAAAACCTGGATTATTCGCTTTTCAGAAGCATCATTAGCCGTTTAAGCACACCTATTACGTGGTTTTTGCCTTTGCTTACGCTCAATATCGTGTTGCCGCTAATGGTTCTAAATGCACGGCAGCTGAAAGTGTTGAATAATATCAACGGTATACTGCTCATCGTCGTTTTTGCCTATATACTGATAGCCTTGGTGCATATTGTCCAGGATTATTTTTACAATATTTATGACCTGCGAAAAGAAGACAACCTGCGTGAACGAAGGGTAAGAACACAGATCCAGTTCATCAGGAAACTTCTTATCGGGATGATCGTAATCATTTCAATAGGAGCGATTTTATTAAGCTTCCCAAGCCTGCGCAGGGTAGGAGCTGGTCTGCTTACCGGTGTGGGTGTGGGTGGTATCATTATCGGTTTGGCTGCACAGAAAACATTGGGTAACCTTTTGGCAGGATTGCAAATAGCATTTACGCAACCTATACGTATAGATGATGTAGTGATAGTAGAAAATGAATGGGGCAGGATAGAGGAAATTACTTTGACTTATGTGGTAGTGAATATTTGGGACCAGCGCCGGCTGGTGGTTCCTATCAACCATTTCATAGAGAAACCTTTCCAAAACTGGACACGAACAACATCACAGATACTGGGTACCGTTTTCCTTTACCTCGATTATACTGCACCTGTAGATATGATAAGAGCGGAGTTCGACAGGCTGGTGAATAAATCGCATCTATGGGATAGGAGAGTAGGCGTTTTACAAGTTACCAATACTACGGATCGCACCATAGAACTGCGTGTATTAGTGAGTGCCGCCAGTGCCGGAAATGCATTTGATCTAAGGTGTTATTTGCGCGAAAACCTGGTGTCTTTCATACAAAAGAATTATCCCGACTCCTTGCCTAAAACAAGAGCAGAAATTTCACCGGAAAAACAACCTGCTGAGCTTGTTGACCTGCTGAAATAA
- a CDS encoding SdiA-regulated domain-containing protein → MCRFLKIANLLLLTGWTLLSSCNMLSGKQKYPDIAGYDIHTPVVVSLKTELDEISGVVYYPKDTSVFAVNDELGLLYKIYIRNKVRIESWQFSKDADYEDLALVDSTFYALHSNGNLTRFRIYASDSLDVEELKLPVEGKNEFETLYYDSAANKLVVICKDCKSDKKEVTAYAYDLDTKSFSASPYFTISGKQVLAALNSEEKKFKPSAAAIHPITQDLYIVSSVNKCLVIAERDGKIKDVIPLDPARFKQPEGLNFTPAGDMLISNEAAEVGAGNILIFKSKPSIP, encoded by the coding sequence ATGTGTAGATTTTTGAAAATAGCTAACCTGCTGTTGCTTACAGGATGGACATTATTGTCGTCGTGCAATATGCTGAGCGGTAAACAAAAATACCCTGATATTGCTGGCTACGACATCCACACACCAGTAGTAGTAAGTTTAAAAACAGAGCTGGACGAAATATCGGGAGTGGTTTATTATCCTAAAGACACCAGTGTTTTTGCCGTGAACGATGAACTGGGTCTGTTGTATAAGATTTATATAAGGAATAAAGTAAGAATTGAAAGCTGGCAGTTTTCTAAAGATGCTGATTACGAAGACCTGGCTTTAGTTGATAGTACCTTTTACGCATTACATAGCAACGGCAATCTTACCCGCTTCAGAATATATGCTTCAGATTCTTTGGATGTAGAAGAACTTAAACTGCCGGTAGAAGGCAAGAATGAGTTTGAAACCTTGTACTACGATAGTGCTGCCAACAAGCTGGTAGTGATCTGCAAAGATTGTAAATCGGATAAGAAAGAGGTGACTGCCTATGCTTATGATCTTGACACGAAATCCTTTAGTGCTTCGCCTTATTTCACCATTTCTGGCAAACAGGTTTTAGCAGCCCTTAACAGCGAGGAAAAGAAATTTAAACCTTCTGCTGCAGCTATACATCCAATCACACAGGACCTCTACATCGTATCTTCTGTAAATAAATGCCTGGTGATAGCAGAACGGGATGGTAAAATAAAAGATGTTATTCCCCTTGATCCAGCACGGTTCAAGCAACCTGAAGGTTTAAACTTCACACCTGCCGGTGACATGCTTATTTCTAACGAAGCAGCAGAAGTAGGTGCAGGTAATATTCTCATTTTTAAAAGTAAACCATCCATTCCATGA
- the ppk1 gene encoding polyphosphate kinase 1, whose protein sequence is MLYNRDLSWLGFNYRVLQEAADNNVPLFERVKFLSIFSSNLDEFFRVRYPSIFAFSKLNTKIQAQVSNGYNEDVPGKMQSEINRQLDYFGRILEDQILPALKEEGIIFYYKQKIREEHIREIREIFLSQVLSFIQPLYLEGNFKHRFVPENNHLYLVVTIQGSDNISLRHAVINIPSDKLPRFFVLSPLEDYQYVIFIDDIVRENLNCVFPACEIAGTYSIKFNRDAELKLEDEYNDELLYKIEKQLKKRDYGPPSRFLYEQEMPRNVQLFLASAFDLQFEEMFAGGRYHHLSDLGSFPTFDKKLKYQKLKPLPLTDEMDCGDIFNILNTKDILLHLPYHSYNPVLSFFNQAAVDTAVTEIYITLYRVAADSHIVNALISAAKNGKKVTAFVELKARFDEANNIKWSRKMREAGIKIIYSMPHIKVHSKIALIKKKNGQEVVSYAILSTGNFNEITAQFYTDHVLLTSDPFIINELLQLFKYLQKENKLNQKPRLKFDKLLVSQFNMVERFEKLIDQEIHKASMGEDALIRVKVNSLEEPHMISMLYKASQANVPVQLLVRGICCLMPGITSVSEKITVKRIVDRYLEHTRLFIFGAGDNPEVFMGSADWMTRNLYHRIEVCTSIKNLSIKKELVDYFDIQWSDTDKAVVLSSNLEQRKLQPEGEPVNAQRTIYQYLQSRI, encoded by the coding sequence ATGCTTTACAATCGCGACCTTAGTTGGTTAGGATTTAATTATAGGGTTTTGCAGGAAGCTGCTGACAACAATGTTCCTTTATTTGAACGGGTAAAATTTCTTTCTATTTTTTCATCTAATCTTGATGAATTTTTTAGAGTCCGATATCCTTCCATTTTTGCTTTTTCAAAATTAAATACAAAAATACAGGCACAGGTAAGTAATGGATATAATGAAGACGTGCCAGGTAAAATGCAAAGCGAAATAAACAGGCAGCTGGATTATTTCGGACGCATTCTAGAAGATCAAATTTTGCCTGCCTTAAAAGAAGAAGGGATTATCTTTTATTACAAGCAAAAAATACGCGAGGAGCATATTCGTGAAATAAGAGAAATATTTCTTTCGCAGGTACTATCGTTTATTCAGCCTTTATACCTTGAAGGTAATTTCAAACATCGTTTTGTTCCTGAGAATAATCACCTGTACCTGGTAGTAACCATACAGGGTTCTGATAATATCAGCTTGCGACATGCAGTCATAAATATTCCTTCAGATAAATTACCTCGCTTTTTTGTTCTTTCACCTTTGGAAGATTATCAATATGTAATTTTTATTGACGATATAGTCCGGGAAAATTTGAATTGCGTATTTCCGGCTTGCGAAATAGCAGGAACATACAGTATAAAATTCAACCGTGATGCTGAATTGAAACTAGAAGATGAATACAATGATGAATTGCTGTACAAAATTGAGAAGCAATTAAAGAAAAGGGATTATGGTCCGCCTTCCAGGTTTTTATACGAGCAGGAAATGCCGCGAAATGTACAGCTATTCCTTGCTTCAGCATTTGATCTTCAGTTTGAAGAAATGTTTGCCGGTGGCAGGTATCATCATTTAAGTGACCTGGGTTCATTTCCAACTTTTGATAAAAAGCTGAAATACCAAAAGCTAAAACCTTTACCGCTGACGGATGAAATGGATTGTGGCGACATATTCAATATCCTAAATACTAAAGATATCCTGCTGCACCTTCCTTATCATTCGTACAATCCTGTTTTGTCTTTTTTTAACCAGGCTGCAGTTGACACGGCAGTTACTGAAATATATATTACACTGTACCGGGTTGCTGCTGATTCTCACATCGTGAATGCACTGATTAGTGCAGCTAAAAATGGTAAAAAGGTTACGGCATTTGTAGAACTGAAAGCTCGCTTTGATGAGGCTAATAATATAAAGTGGAGCAGGAAAATGCGTGAGGCCGGCATCAAGATCATCTACAGTATGCCGCATATAAAAGTGCATTCTAAAATTGCACTTATAAAAAAGAAAAATGGGCAGGAGGTTGTATCCTATGCTATTCTTAGCACCGGTAATTTCAATGAGATAACTGCACAGTTTTATACAGACCACGTACTCCTTACGTCAGATCCTTTTATCATAAATGAACTGCTGCAATTGTTTAAGTACCTGCAGAAGGAAAACAAGCTTAACCAAAAGCCGCGATTGAAGTTTGATAAACTGTTGGTCTCTCAATTTAATATGGTGGAGCGCTTTGAGAAACTGATAGACCAGGAGATACATAAAGCTTCTATGGGCGAAGATGCATTGATACGCGTAAAGGTTAATAGCCTGGAAGAACCACACATGATAAGCATGTTGTACAAGGCGAGCCAGGCAAATGTGCCGGTTCAGTTGCTGGTGCGTGGTATATGTTGCCTGATGCCTGGCATCACTTCCGTTAGTGAGAAAATAACCGTGAAGAGAATAGTAGACCGGTACCTTGAACATACACGGCTGTTCATTTTTGGAGCAGGTGATAATCCTGAGGTCTTTATGGGATCAGCTGATTGGATGACGCGTAACCTTTACCACCGTATCGAGGTTTGCACATCAATAAAGAACCTGTCGATAAAAAAAGAGCTGGTAGATTATTTTGATATACAATGGTCGGATACAGATAAAGCTGTTGTTTTATCATCTAACCTGGAGCAGCGAAAATTGCAACCCGAAGGTGAGCCCGTCAATGCGCAACGAACAATTTATCAATACTTGCAAAGCCGCATATGA
- a CDS encoding BamA/TamA family outer membrane protein has translation MKKLAAGLVSMFCSAICVAQADTIQARLVLIGDAGKLFNGKQPVIESVRKNINLDKKTTVLYLGDNLYLDGLPDEQDLTYTELRAVLDTQVQVNRGTAARVYMIPGNHDWNNSSRYGLQFVQRQQELIDNLGAKQRVSFEPKDGCPGPVEVSLSDEVVLIMLDTQWWLHRWEKPGIESDCPYKTQTEVLSQLEDLIAKHSKKLVILATHHPFKSYGIHGGYFPLKSHIFPLTDIRKNLYVPLPGIGSIYPIARGVFGTPQDLKHPTYVNMVNAISKVAQQHPNIIFVAGHEHNQQLIKDSTYYYIVSGAGCKETRVSPGSNSLYVSDTLGYAVLEISKNKNVRTSFYNVTGEDTRLAYDSNLFNFSKLPPLRFEDTVRIVYVPFNADSITISANPRYNNASGLKRFFNGDNYREEWATPVRLPVFKIRKLGLKPVSIGGGKQTKSLRLADKNGKEYVLRTIDKDLEKLLPANFRATAAQNYLQDFVTTAHPYSPVIVPPLAKAANVVVASPKIYFVPNDNDFGEYRQVFANKICLFEEREPVASLVDTRSTAKVISKMREDNDHTVDQQAVLRARLLDILIADWDRHFDQWRFIVGDTGKGKLYIPIPRDRDQAFSVSDGLLIKAVSANRMPFLQGFRKDIRNVKWLSYWARDFDRLFLNNLERNDWQKAISNFQSQLSDQVIRDAVQKMPKEVYALKGSLIEEKIRSRRDQLMKAGLQYYNFLAKEVNIVGSNEHEYFKVSKVGDQVQVRVYSKNQQDTTSVLYDRKFHDAITKEIRLYGLNGDDYYDIDADATSNIKIRIIGGRGNDTFDVKGNVRALIYDLETEKNFIKNGAKVRERFSAEPAIHDYSPTGYEYNRINLPELNLGYNVEDGPLVGIGFSKTTHSFRKEPFATHQRLTSLFAVNRGSYQVRYNGQFNRVLGKNDLLLNGQIVKPVLNNFFGLGNNSENDIQLGRRFYRVRYNFVEAEALLGRRPNSVLTYGVGPYFYHYWNRPQDNENRILSHPGMIGLDSVNVYSNKSYFGGRFMALVNNLNNQLYPTRGVYWLTQFTSVGGLNKASAPVTSFTTDMTVYSSLAEPAKLMSVLRIGGGHIFTRNFEYFQAMNLGQNNFLRGFRKNRFAGSGAFYTSLELRYRLFQSTSYIFPGAVGVVAFNDLGRVWMRGEDSKRWHNSYGGGFYYAAYNAVLISATIGFSQEEKLFNFSLGTKFNLTF, from the coding sequence ATGAAGAAACTTGCCGCCGGTTTAGTGAGTATGTTCTGTTCTGCCATATGCGTAGCACAAGCAGATACCATACAGGCAAGATTGGTATTAATAGGCGACGCTGGTAAATTGTTCAATGGCAAACAGCCGGTGATTGAGTCGGTGCGGAAGAATATAAACCTCGACAAAAAGACAACCGTTCTATACCTGGGCGACAACCTGTACCTGGATGGTTTGCCTGATGAGCAGGACCTGACTTACACGGAACTGCGTGCTGTACTAGATACACAGGTACAGGTAAACAGGGGAACAGCTGCACGTGTTTATATGATTCCGGGTAACCACGATTGGAACAATAGCAGCCGCTACGGGTTGCAATTTGTACAGCGCCAGCAGGAACTAATAGATAACCTGGGAGCTAAGCAACGAGTAAGCTTTGAACCAAAAGACGGCTGCCCTGGTCCTGTAGAAGTATCACTTTCTGATGAAGTGGTTTTGATCATGTTGGATACACAATGGTGGCTACACCGTTGGGAGAAACCCGGCATAGAGTCAGATTGTCCGTACAAAACACAAACAGAGGTACTCAGCCAGCTGGAAGACCTGATCGCTAAACATTCGAAGAAGCTGGTGATACTTGCTACGCACCACCCGTTCAAAAGCTACGGCATTCATGGTGGATATTTCCCTTTGAAATCGCACATATTTCCACTAACTGATATAAGGAAGAACCTGTACGTGCCGCTGCCGGGTATAGGCTCTATTTACCCAATAGCCCGCGGTGTGTTTGGTACGCCGCAAGACCTGAAGCACCCTACCTATGTAAACATGGTGAATGCTATATCAAAAGTGGCGCAGCAGCATCCTAATATCATTTTTGTTGCAGGCCATGAGCATAACCAGCAGCTGATAAAAGACTCTACTTATTACTATATAGTAAGTGGCGCTGGCTGCAAGGAAACCCGTGTTTCACCCGGCAGCAATAGTTTATATGTATCTGATACACTGGGCTACGCAGTATTGGAGATCTCAAAAAACAAAAACGTTCGTACCTCTTTCTACAATGTAACGGGTGAAGACACAAGGCTGGCTTATGATTCTAACCTGTTCAATTTTTCGAAATTGCCACCACTGCGTTTCGAGGATACGGTAAGGATCGTTTATGTTCCTTTCAATGCAGATAGCATTACCATTTCTGCCAATCCACGCTACAACAATGCATCAGGATTGAAACGGTTTTTTAATGGTGACAACTACCGTGAAGAGTGGGCAACGCCGGTTCGCTTACCTGTATTTAAAATAAGGAAGCTGGGACTAAAACCTGTTAGTATAGGTGGAGGAAAACAAACGAAGTCGTTGCGGTTGGCAGATAAGAATGGAAAGGAATATGTTCTTAGAACAATAGATAAAGACCTGGAAAAACTATTGCCTGCAAATTTCAGGGCAACGGCCGCCCAAAACTATTTGCAGGATTTTGTTACTACTGCTCATCCTTATTCGCCGGTGATAGTACCGCCACTGGCTAAGGCAGCCAATGTGGTGGTAGCTTCTCCAAAAATCTATTTTGTACCTAACGACAATGATTTTGGTGAGTACCGACAGGTGTTTGCCAATAAGATCTGCTTGTTCGAGGAGCGTGAGCCAGTGGCAAGCCTGGTGGATACAAGAAGTACGGCTAAGGTGATAAGTAAAATGCGGGAGGACAATGATCATACGGTAGACCAGCAGGCCGTGCTGCGTGCACGTTTACTTGATATATTGATCGCTGACTGGGATCGCCACTTTGATCAATGGCGGTTTATAGTAGGAGATACAGGAAAAGGAAAGTTGTACATACCAATTCCCCGCGACCGCGACCAGGCTTTCTCAGTATCCGATGGACTTTTGATAAAAGCTGTTTCTGCTAACAGGATGCCTTTTCTCCAGGGTTTTAGAAAAGACATACGCAATGTAAAATGGCTTTCGTATTGGGCACGCGATTTCGATCGTTTGTTTCTGAATAACCTGGAACGCAATGACTGGCAAAAGGCGATCAGCAATTTTCAGTCGCAGCTTTCAGACCAGGTGATAAGAGATGCAGTGCAAAAGATGCCAAAAGAGGTATATGCACTAAAAGGCTCACTGATTGAAGAAAAAATTCGCAGCAGGCGCGACCAGTTGATGAAGGCCGGGCTCCAGTACTATAACTTTTTGGCAAAAGAAGTGAATATAGTAGGTAGCAACGAGCATGAATATTTTAAAGTAAGTAAAGTAGGCGACCAGGTACAGGTTAGGGTTTACTCTAAAAATCAACAGGATACTACATCTGTTCTTTACGACCGCAAATTTCATGATGCAATTACCAAAGAGATCAGGTTGTACGGGTTGAACGGTGATGACTATTATGATATTGATGCCGATGCTACATCAAATATCAAGATCAGGATAATAGGAGGAAGAGGGAATGACACTTTTGATGTGAAGGGGAACGTGAGGGCTTTGATATATGATCTGGAGACGGAAAAGAATTTTATTAAAAATGGCGCGAAGGTTAGAGAGCGTTTTTCAGCTGAACCTGCCATTCATGATTATTCTCCTACAGGTTACGAGTACAACCGCATCAACCTGCCGGAGTTAAATCTTGGGTATAACGTAGAAGATGGTCCATTGGTAGGTATTGGTTTTTCTAAAACAACCCACAGCTTTAGAAAAGAGCCTTTTGCCACACACCAACGACTGACGTCCCTTTTTGCTGTAAACAGGGGCTCTTACCAGGTGCGGTACAATGGCCAGTTCAACAGGGTGCTTGGTAAAAACGACCTGTTGTTGAATGGCCAGATCGTAAAGCCTGTATTGAACAACTTCTTTGGTTTAGGAAACAATTCAGAGAACGATATACAGCTTGGCAGGCGCTTCTACCGTGTGCGGTACAATTTCGTGGAGGCCGAAGCACTGTTAGGCCGCCGACCTAACTCTGTGCTTACTTATGGTGTTGGTCCGTATTTCTACCACTACTGGAACCGACCACAGGACAACGAGAACAGGATACTTTCTCACCCCGGAATGATAGGGCTTGATTCTGTAAATGTTTACAGTAATAAATCTTACTTCGGTGGACGTTTCATGGCTTTGGTAAACAACCTGAATAACCAGCTTTACCCTACCCGTGGTGTTTATTGGCTTACACAGTTTACTTCAGTAGGTGGGCTAAATAAAGCCAGTGCGCCTGTTACCAGCTTTACTACCGACATGACGGTGTATTCAAGCCTGGCAGAACCAGCTAAGCTTATGTCTGTATTGAGGATTGGTGGCGGCCACATCTTTACCCGCAACTTCGAATATTTCCAGGCTATGAATTTGGGCCAGAACAACTTCCTCCGAGGATTTAGAAAGAACAGGTTTGCCGGCTCTGGTGCTTTTTATACCAGCTTGGAATTACGCTACAGGTTATTCCAGTCCACATCGTACATCTTTCCTGGGGCAGTGGGTGTAGTTGCTTTCAACGACCTGGGCCGTGTGTGGATGCGTGGCGAAGATTCAAAAAGATGGCACAACTCGTATGGCGGTGGCTTTTATTATGCTGCTTATAATGCAGTGCTTATTTCAGCCACTATTGGTTTTTCACAGGAAGAGAAACTTTTTAATTTTTCTCTTGGTACTAAGTTCAACCTAACATTTTAA
- a CDS encoding adenylate/guanylate cyclase domain-containing protein translates to MKSLKQYFNFSFVNRYRFKLIFYISLFWTCLDFVVLLTRSEPTYYSFASAIALRSFLLFVMSLGIGYLLVFKLRKLFTRHSLWLSFLLRSLILLVAAYIVNYLIHAAHIVFILDLGVVEAFHRYGQDAFQPDWLTQKIIYWMGLFFMTQLVLEINEKYSPGVFMDILIGKYIEPKIEKRIVMFLDLKDSTPIAEKLGHQQYFKFIRDFIHQISHAIIEHGGNIYQYVGDEVVVSWVNNKKNAKRCMAALIEARKNLQKHNEDFRRKYGVIPEFRVGIHVGDVTVGEIGVIKKDIAMSGDTMNTTARIRSACSELNQKYIISEEMRELIDLKAWQTEALGMVELKGKGNGLELFSLKI, encoded by the coding sequence ATGAAATCCCTGAAACAATATTTCAATTTCAGCTTTGTAAACAGGTATAGGTTTAAGCTCATTTTTTATATATCACTTTTCTGGACGTGTTTAGATTTTGTGGTACTGCTTACGCGAAGCGAACCTACTTACTACAGCTTTGCATCAGCCATAGCGCTACGTTCGTTTTTATTATTTGTAATGAGCCTGGGTATCGGTTACCTGCTGGTGTTTAAGTTGCGAAAATTATTTACGCGTCATTCGCTCTGGCTTAGCTTTTTGCTTCGCAGTCTTATACTGTTGGTGGCGGCTTATATAGTTAACTACCTCATTCATGCAGCCCACATTGTTTTCATCCTAGATCTTGGCGTTGTAGAAGCATTTCATCGCTATGGGCAAGATGCATTTCAGCCTGATTGGCTAACGCAAAAGATCATCTACTGGATGGGGCTATTCTTTATGACGCAACTGGTACTGGAGATAAATGAAAAGTACTCGCCGGGCGTGTTCATGGATATATTGATCGGAAAATACATCGAGCCTAAAATTGAGAAACGTATTGTTATGTTTCTTGACCTGAAAGATTCGACGCCTATCGCCGAGAAACTGGGACACCAGCAATACTTCAAATTCATCCGCGATTTTATTCACCAGATATCGCATGCTATCATTGAGCATGGTGGAAACATTTACCAATACGTTGGCGATGAGGTAGTGGTGTCGTGGGTGAACAATAAGAAGAATGCAAAGCGTTGTATGGCGGCATTGATTGAGGCTCGTAAGAACCTGCAAAAACACAACGAAGACTTCAGGCGGAAATATGGAGTTATTCCTGAGTTTAGGGTAGGTATACATGTAGGTGATGTAACAGTAGGAGAGATAGGCGTAATCAAAAAAGATATTGCCATGAGCGGCGATACTATGAATACTACGGCACGCATTCGCAGTGCTTGTAGCGAGCTAAACCAGAAGTATATTATTTCGGAAGAAATGCGTGAGCTTATAGATCTGAAAGCCTGGCAAACTGAAGCATTAGGCATGGTAGAACTAAAAGGAAAAGGCAATGGCCTGGAGCTCTTTTCTTTGAAGATCTAA
- a CDS encoding Pycsar system effector family protein: MDYNQIYKNAEQYVTDMYGRVHDPNLVYHNLQHTKSVVNRTKEIAAHYNLVENDMVVLYVAAWFHDTGYLFEEPARHEEKSAELMREFMRMQTQDDDLVNTIEECILATKPNRKAVNLLQQIICDADTYNLGTKEFNITNKLVYEEFRLRGNAGSKKEWQQKAIELLENHQYYTTYCKELLTEKKRKNLKKLKKDLNEIAEVSTKDELVDKQNAFTTKGIQTMLRLTSENHMRLSDMADGKANILISVNAIIISVILSVLLRRLQVDTYLTIPTVIFLAFSVVTIVVAILATRPKVSEGTFSDQDIIDKKVNLLFFGNFHRTSLSQYEQAMSRMMIDPTYLYGSLVKDIFQLGVVLARKYKLIRWAYNIFMFGIIISVVAFGLAVFLNDAAEGTITNSSGTPL, from the coding sequence ATGGATTACAATCAGATATATAAGAATGCAGAGCAGTATGTAACAGATATGTACGGCAGGGTACACGATCCTAACCTGGTGTACCATAACCTGCAGCATACTAAAAGTGTAGTTAACAGAACGAAAGAAATAGCTGCACATTACAACCTGGTAGAAAATGATATGGTGGTACTTTATGTAGCTGCCTGGTTTCATGATACTGGCTACTTATTTGAAGAGCCGGCGCGCCATGAGGAAAAAAGTGCAGAATTGATGCGTGAATTTATGCGCATGCAAACGCAGGATGATGACCTGGTAAACACAATTGAAGAATGTATTCTGGCTACCAAGCCAAACAGGAAAGCGGTGAACCTGCTTCAGCAGATTATTTGCGATGCAGATACTTACAATCTCGGCACGAAAGAATTTAATATCACTAATAAATTGGTGTACGAAGAATTCAGGTTGCGGGGCAATGCAGGTAGTAAAAAAGAGTGGCAACAAAAGGCAATTGAGCTACTGGAAAATCACCAATATTATACTACCTACTGCAAAGAATTGCTGACAGAAAAAAAGAGAAAGAATTTAAAGAAGCTGAAAAAAGATCTTAATGAAATTGCTGAAGTAAGTACAAAAGATGAATTGGTAGATAAGCAGAATGCTTTTACAACAAAAGGCATCCAAACAATGCTGAGGCTAACATCAGAAAACCATATGCGCCTAAGTGATATGGCAGATGGAAAAGCCAATATCCTTATTTCTGTAAATGCAATTATTATTTCAGTTATTTTATCGGTACTGCTACGGCGTCTGCAGGTTGATACTTACCTCACCATTCCAACAGTTATATTTCTTGCATTTTCAGTAGTTACTATTGTTGTAGCAATTCTTGCTACCAGGCCTAAAGTAAGTGAAGGAACCTTTAGTGACCAGGACATTATTGATAAAAAAGTGAACCTGTTATTTTTTGGTAATTTCCACCGCACTTCACTTTCACAGTACGAGCAAGCAATGAGTAGGATGATGATTGATCCAACATATTTATATGGATCACTGGTGAAAGATATTTTCCAACTAGGGGTGGTGCTTGCACGTAAATACAAATTGATCAGGTGGGCTTATAATATTTTCATGTTTGGAATTATTATTTCCGTAGTGGCTTTTGGTCTTGCAGTTTTTCTAAATGATGCTGCCGAAGGAACGATAACCAATTCTTCGGGTACACCATTATAA
- a CDS encoding rhomboid family protein: protein MIPISTIILIITVLVSYKGLKDHSFYDRYCFKIAPVIHYKDYKRIITSAFLHVSWMHLIFNMVALYFFSSSVELALGPVYYLIIYFSSIIGGNLLSMFIHRHHDSYSAAGASGAICGVIFAAIAIIPGMSVGLFLLPFSMPGWLFGLIYVAVSIYGIRSRRDNIGHDAHLGGGLTGMFVAIALHPSVITTNIVTILIVAVPAIAFILFIIYKPEALLVDNMFYRSNSFYTADDKYNLTKKQKQQALDDILEKIHKKGMNSLTAKEKMLLKEYSEKA, encoded by the coding sequence ATGATACCTATAAGCACGATCATTTTAATTATCACTGTTCTTGTTTCTTATAAAGGTTTGAAAGACCATTCGTTCTACGACAGGTATTGCTTTAAAATAGCGCCAGTAATACATTACAAAGATTATAAACGCATTATTACTTCTGCATTTTTACACGTAAGCTGGATGCACCTGATTTTCAATATGGTAGCTCTTTATTTTTTTAGCAGCAGTGTAGAATTAGCACTTGGTCCTGTTTATTATCTTATTATTTATTTCTCTTCCATCATTGGTGGCAACCTGCTAAGTATGTTCATTCACAGGCACCACGATAGCTACAGTGCAGCCGGTGCCTCAGGGGCCATTTGTGGGGTAATATTTGCAGCTATTGCCATTATCCCGGGAATGAGTGTAGGCCTGTTTCTTTTGCCATTTAGCATGCCGGGCTGGTTGTTTGGATTGATCTATGTTGCTGTTTCTATTTATGGCATCAGGTCGAGGCGCGATAACATAGGCCACGATGCACACCTTGGCGGCGGACTAACGGGCATGTTTGTAGCCATTGCGTTACACCCTTCAGTCATTACTACCAATATTGTTACCATCCTAATTGTAGCTGTACCAGCTATTGCATTTATCCTGTTCATTATTTATAAACCTGAAGCATTGTTGGTAGATAATATGTTTTACCGCAGCAACAGTTTTTATACTGCAGACGACAAGTACAACCTGACTAAAAAACAAAAGCAGCAGGCACTGGATGATATACTGGAGAAGATCCACAAAAAAGGCATGAATAGCCTGACTGCAAAGGAGAAAATGCTACTGAAAGAATATTCCGAAAAGGCATAA